Genomic DNA from Haloarcula rubripromontorii:
CGATACGGTACGGCGGCCTCGCTGACCAGCTTACAGGTATCGGGATCGATTGCGTCGACGGCGGCGACATCGCCGTGCCGCGGCCGGAGGAATCGGACCCGGATGCCGGCGGCCTGAAAAGCGGTCACGCGAAGTTCTTCAGGGAGACGAAGGAGGTCTGTGAGGACGTGACAACGGCGGTCGACGGGACCCTCCGGGAAGGACGGTTTCCGCTCGTTCTGGGCGGCGACCACTCTATCGGCATCGGAACCATCGCCGGCGCAGCCCGCGACGACGAGGAACTGGGCGTCATCTGGTTCGACGCCCACGGCGATTTCAACACACCGGAGACGACGCCGAGCGGGAACATCCACGGGATGTCGCTGGCGGCCGTTCTCGGGCTGGGCCCGTTCGCCGACCACGAATGGGCGCACACGCCAGCCGTGAGCGAAGAAAACGTCGTCATCGTCGGGCTGCGAGACGTGGACGACAGGGAACGTCAGCTGATCGAAGACAGCGATATCACGGCGTACACGATGTCGGATATCGACGCCCGGAGCGCGCCGGAGGTCGTCGACGAGGCACTGGATATCGCGACTGACGGAACAGATGGCATTCACGTCTCGCTCGACCTCGACTGGCTCGACCCGACGGAGGCCCCCGGCGTCGGGACACCGGTCCGTGGCGGCGTCTCCTACCGCGAGGCCCACATTGCGATGGAATACGTCGCCGAACAGCACGACCAGCTGCGGTCGATGGAACTGGTCGAGGTGAACCCGATTCTCGACGAACACAACCGCACTGCCGAACTGGCCTGTGAACTCGTCGCCAGTGCCTTCGGCAAGCGCGTGTTGTAACAGGCGACGAGAAGGGAT
This window encodes:
- the rocF gene encoding arginase; amino-acid sequence: MQQQVRVLGVPMDLGADRRGVDMGPSAIRYGGLADQLTGIGIDCVDGGDIAVPRPEESDPDAGGLKSGHAKFFRETKEVCEDVTTAVDGTLREGRFPLVLGGDHSIGIGTIAGAARDDEELGVIWFDAHGDFNTPETTPSGNIHGMSLAAVLGLGPFADHEWAHTPAVSEENVVIVGLRDVDDRERQLIEDSDITAYTMSDIDARSAPEVVDEALDIATDGTDGIHVSLDLDWLDPTEAPGVGTPVRGGVSYREAHIAMEYVAEQHDQLRSMELVEVNPILDEHNRTAELACELVASAFGKRVL